A window of the Emys orbicularis isolate rEmyOrb1 chromosome 1, rEmyOrb1.hap1, whole genome shotgun sequence genome harbors these coding sequences:
- the LOC135878714 gene encoding histone H2A-beta, sperm-like — MSGRGKKNVVAAKPAVLSRKTKSAKAGLQFPVGRVHRLLKRGNYAERIGSGAPVYLAAVLEYLTAEILELSGNAARENKKSRIGPRHIQLAVRNDEELNKLFADVTIAEGGVMPNILSQLLPKKTLKDPLPRGDATASQEEASNH; from the coding sequence ATGTCTGGACGTGGAAAGAAAAATGTGGTGGCTGCAAAACCTGCAGTTTTATCAAGAAAAACAAAGTCAGCGAAGGCTGGTCTGCAATTCCCAGTGGGTCGTGTCCACCGGCTTCTCAAAAGAGGGAACTATGCTGAGAGAATAGGTTCTGGTGCTCCAGTTTACCTGGCGGCCGTGCTGGAATATCTGACTGCTGAGATATTGGAACTGTCAGGAAATGCTGCCCGTGAAAAcaagaaaagcaggattgggccacgACACATCCAGCTGGCCGTGAGGAATGACGAAGAGCTGAACAAGCTGTTTGCCGATGTGACTATTGCTGAAGGAGGAGTTATGCCCAACATCCTTTCCCAGCTTCTTCCCAAGAAAACTCTTAAAGATCCTTTACCAAGAGGGGATGCTACTGCTTCCCAGGAAGAAGCCAGTAACCACTGA